GCAGGTAACGGCGTTAGAATATATTGCACAGTACTCTCTCTTTAAAGTATGGTTGAAACCAAGTCAAGAGCAGAAGTTTCTGTATGGTGGCCACGTCACGCGTGCCGGTTTGGGTCGTATTACAGAAGCAACACCGCGACATCAAAAAGTGGCTGTCTTTTCTATGGGCGATGTACCCCTCGGTTTTGGTGTGGCAGCGCTTGGGACGTTGGAGTGCAGGCGGTGTGAGATGAACAGCACCGTATTATTTCATGAAGCTGATGTTGGCGAGTACTTGCGTAACGAGGCACGCTTGACGTAGCATACCTGTCCggagaagtgaagaagagaaaataagtaaTACGTGTAACATTTTTTAAGCGCTGTGGGGCCTCTCCCCatctccccctttctctaCCTCTATAAAAATAGGAGGAGAAGCTGTGGTGTACTCTCCGTTGTGATCAAGTGATTTTTGACTTCCACGCACCATTATTTAGAAGCggcacttttccctttctctttttggtattcccttcttttcaGCCACACGCACGTTGTATTAATTCGAACTCTCCGTTAGTCATTGTGGTTGCCTTCTGTGTTTACCAGTTGAAGAAGTtggtatatttatttattggtgTAAGTGCACTCCGCAGTGTGCCCTTGGCGGTGTGCTACATATCGTGGGAGAGTTACGAAGGTCCGAAGAAAACATCTGGAAGGAgatcacaaaataaaaaaaagggggggaggtCAAAAGGAAGCTTGAAAGGTTAGTTTATTCTCCAGTTGCATCCGACGTAACGAGGGAAGAGAGGAGTGCTCACTTTTCTACTCTGTAATACCGATGACAAACACCGTCAAACACTCAATGGCACGTCTACGCGCGAAGATGTTAGGTGCGGCAAAAATGTTCCCAGATTATAATTTCCGGCATTATTTTGTGCAACACGTTAAGGATCAGTTTGTGGCGATGGAAAAATGGGGTGTGGAGGAGCAACGCCGGTTTCTTAGGCAAGAGGGCGCAAAGAAACTGAGCGAAATGAGGCGTATGGCACTTGTGAACCGTATGTACTCCTCCCAACCCGTGTTTCTGGACGAGCGGGCGGTTTCTAAACCTTCCGTGACGCAAGGAGAAGAAGAGTAACGGGATGTAATGACATTGTCGTGGTTGCATAAGGAATCGTCCGTTGATACCACTTAACTCTTACGGGGCGGCACAAAAATTGGCATGTTGCACTCCATTTCCGGGGGTGGGGGGTGATTACACAATACATAAATGCTTGTTTTCATGCATTTGAAACCTTCAGCTGAGCGCGGATCGGGCGTCGTGTTgcagatttcttttttttttttttgtaccacATGACTGCCGCACTTTTCTCCCCGTCAGTCCCCAATTTCGTGTAATACAAAAACACTTATGCCTTAACCACAGTTACAACAAGCGATGCACGTAGGAGTGAGATGTTGAAGTTCCCGTGTACATCATTGCATTCACCCGTGTATGGGTGTGACGGCGGCTTTGCAGGTCGTCAACTGGTTCTCACGCGGGTTgtccatctttttttatctttttgaTTTAGTGCGATGACTGTGATTAGAACCTGGTCAAAAGGAAGGACTCAGCGGTAGTGTTCTGTACCGCATCGCTCTGACCACAGATTCCTCCTCGTGGTACAAAGCGAATGAAAAACGAACGGAGTTACCTGTGGGGATTTCTTCTTAATCTGTATCGTTTTATCCTTACTTTTTTGATTCCTTCATAATTCCTACTTTCGACCTTGTTTGTTGGCCCCGCATTCATACTTGGGCTAAAGTTTGGGTGTTAATCCTTGCTTTTCTCCACACGAACTCACACATGCGAGGAAAGAGCGCTAGGCGCAAGTAGACAAGCAATTCACacgaacatatatatatatatatatttttatatactACATTCAACTGCAGTTGTTGCGACGGGGCGGCATAGTTTCTGGTAGTACTTTGCTCCCATCATTTGAGGGGACATAACCAAACACACGTGGCGCGTTCAAATAAATGTTACTCGATTTCATTTTCAGTCACCTGCGGGATATGGTTCTTTGGGTAGTTATTTTCTCACTCGCTGGTGCGGAACTGGAAAACTACAGCACGGTGATCAGCAATGTGGCATTCAGTGCACTACTGAGTTTCACTATGCCGATGCAGTTGGCGGAGCTGCGCTCAATGCTGCTGGAATTAGTATTGGGCCCGGACGACGATGGAAAAGTTGAACGAAATAAGGAAGCAGATGTGGAGGGAAGCCGCAAGTTGAAGGAGATGCTCATGCTCTTGGGTGCCATTATTCTTGGTGCAGTTGTTACGCAGTTGGATTGGGCGGTGTGGTTTCAGCGCTGGCCTCTCCCTTCTGTTGTGTTGTACTCCATTGTTCGTGCGCTGCTGTATTACTCCGGCAAGACACCAGAGAAGGTTGATGAAAAGGTGGAATAAATACAACAGATAAATACGCATTGCGCATAATTTGCTTAAAAGAAATAGCGGTAACAGTAAAACGTActcctctttcattttaaaaaataataatgggaAAGTCGGGAAGGGTGCGGTGGGGCACAAAATTACAGTGAGATTTTCCTGTCATAATATAGATCTTGCATTTACTTCATTACGAGGTTCTTGGGTGCGCTGACTAGCGTTACATGTGTTGTGTCGACGTCATTAATCGTCTTCATTGCCATCCATTTATTCTCCTTCCATTTCTACTCCGCGTCTACTCAGTTTGTAACTGAACCAATAGTTCGAGCACCGCGGAAGGAAACCACATACCGGATCCAAAGTTGTAGAGACCCAACTGCTCGGTGATCGAAGGTAATATTGAATGCTTTGCGTGCATAGTCAACCCGTGAGACGGACCACCAGCTTATAAGAACGAGTTGGGATAGGGGGAGGATAGAGTAGTAGTATTACAGAGAAGAAGCAGTAACGCTGAAGCTTTTGAATGTCTGTGTGTCCTCCACCATGGACTGGGATGACGGCGGAGGAGATTTCACAGAGGCTTGCGCTACTCACTTCGCAAACTATTTTACAGCATGACCTGAACCGTAGTTTCACACAACACGCGGTATTTTCAACTGGCTCAGAGGAACTTGACCGGTTGTTGCCCGACGGCGGGATGACGTGCGGGACAGTCCTGGAGGTGTTTGGTCCGCCATCAGGAGGGAAATCCCGCCTTGTCCGCCGCATGATATCTTCATTTGCAGCACAGGGTGCGTTAGAGTGGACGACTAGAGGGGTTGATGTGGGAATATGCGACGGCAGCCCATCGAAGGGACTGGAGGTACAGCAAGAATGTCTGAGGGCGAGAGCAGAGGAATGTTGCAGACCACGTGAGTGGTGTGTTTTCTACGTCTTGTCTGACCCGTCCTCTCTCAATCCCCGTCATTTGCGGGAAGAACTCGAAAAAGCCCTCCAGCGTGCAATGTTGTGTGATGTGCACTGCGAGGGTGAGATTGAAAGGCTCCTCGATGACATCATAGGAAGGGTACAAGTGGTGAACTTCGCAACCCTAAATGACCTTTTAAACTTCTTCCGTTTTCTGTACCACGAGGAGTATCCGTCGTCTATGCATCATGCTAACCAACGCCGCGCGTTGGTCGTTATCGACAGTGTTGCTCGCCTTTGGGATCACCCGACATGTGGAGCAACAAAGCATGCGCGGCACTGGGCGGCGGCTGAACTGGTGCGTGAGTTGCGCAATGTTATTATGCTTGGGAACGGTTGGCGTGGTGAGTATTGTGGTAACATTGACTCGCATCACTTAGATACCGAAGCTGGGAACGTTTTTTGTAGCGTCCAGGCTGCCAATATGGGTACCTCTGTTGGTGGTAGTGTGGCGGTTGTTCTCGTTAACGGGTGCACGAACACGCGTTACTGCCACACCGTTGTTGGACCTTTGGGGGTGCCCTTGTGGTTGGCAGCTGCAGCGGATATTCGTCTTTTCATTGAACCCACATCAACTTCGGGTGATTATCCGCCCACTACCGGCGAGGATGACGATGGCATGTTATGCACTCACCAATACGGGGCTGCAAAACACGTATTGGCGGTGCGTGTAGCGAAGGGCAGTGGTTCCTCGGCTCCCCGCGTGGGAAACATCTTTTTACCCTGATAAGGCGGTTTCCGTCTACATTTCTTTACAAATGTGTGCAGTTCCCTTCATCGTAGTACTGCAGCCAGTGGCGAAGCGCTAGTTTGATACACTGTGCTTTGTGTTTATTTCCTTGAAGCGATACTCTCGCAACTGTTGTTAAGGATTTTCATCACCTTTCTTGCGCGACCAACGATAGGTATTACTTTTTGAACAGCTGTTAGGTACTTTGGTGCGCAGGacgaagcgaagaaaaacaaacaaacaaacaaactagAACATAATTCCGTTAGACAACCGATAATTTGTAGTTACTTTCATTTGTGGTTCTGATGTTAACTATCCGTGTCGGTAACCTACCAGTTTGCCTTTGCTCAAACTTGCGCAACACGTTCAACCCGACTTATGCCTTCGGGGTTAAGAGGAATGACGGCACGGTGGCACTTCTCGACGGGAAAAGTGGCCACCTACTGCTCCCATTTGATGCGGAGGGGAACATTATCGTCACTCCTGGGGCGGATTACCAACTTGTTTTCTTGTCCAACGATTCAACTTCATCCACTGTTCACACAACACAGGGCCTGGGAAAAGGAGGCACAAACAAAACTAGTCATGATTTCGAGCTTACAAAGGCCCTTGCAAAGGATGGTTCAATTCACCGGGAGAAGAGGCGTTTAGACGATGGGCGAGCCACCAGTCGTGAGAGGTTTCACAAGGGAAATGCACACTACTCAGTGAGTGATTCTAAACCCACGAAGAGGCGTAAAAGAGATCATTCCGTAGACAAGGATGCAGTTGTCGAGGCCGAATTCGGTTCTCAATCGATTaataaaaaggagaggagtgTTAAGGCATCTCGTAAAGACTCTAACAGGGAAGATTCTGACGATCCCGATGATATTCCGATATTCTGCACGTTAGCCGGAAAGCCAACTCCCGCACCCATTTCATCAAATCACACCCCAACAGTTTCTCCCGCTCCGAAGGAAGTTTACCTCGTTGATAATTTTGATCCCACCACGAGACCGGCACATTCTGAGGAAGGGGCTCTCGATAGTTCCGCGACGGAGCTCATTTCTTcatagacaaaaaaaaaaaaaagacccgCCTCTCAAGCCAAACGGTTGTGttggttttattttgtaaGTTGTGGTTGTCATAGTTGGGATATTGCGTTTTCAGGCGAGGTGGGtgataaagaaaagggggagattTTGTAATTTCAAATAAAGTTTCGAGAGCGTTACGGGTGGTTAAcatagaaagaaaaaaaggggagagaaTGAATGCACTACTAAAAAGAATCAGAAGTAAAGAGCTAAAGCGCAAATGATAAAAGTCGCCCGTGTAcaatctgtttttttttccaaacacAGATGTGGAATATGGTAAGAgggtttttctttcctttttttttttcgtctcgCGACTGCGACAACGGATCGATAATAAGATATGCGGAACTAGCAGTAGAGAAGGCAAATGTCGGAAGAAAAGTGAGagtgtaaacaaaaaaagagggctttaaaaaaaaaaacagataaaaatataataaacaaggaaatgtaaaaaaaaaaaagaaaaaaacaaacagagggAACAAAAGTGAACCTAAAGAAAAGttgaaagggaaatgtgaCATTTTACAAGTTCCGAGTTCTGCAGAGCAACAAATGCTCAGACTCCCTTCGGCATGCGCTCAAACATTCACGAATCGTTGTTACGTTTTTGCTGGCTTTCTCCCGtcgctttttcattttgtttagtTATATTGTtggtatttcttttttttttctatagcTATTTAGACTTTCTTATTATTGCGCGTtagaaagtttttttttccaccaccCAGACACATctttcgcttttctttttcttttatttattttacacCTTTTCATCagatacgtatatatatatatatatatatatatagttccccgttaattttctttttcttttttgttattcgaaATAGTTATATGATAATGTGATATgcttaaaataaaagaaaaaaagtagatcCACAAATTTAAAATTTAATTTAACTATGATTGTCGTTTTTATCTTGTGTTGATAAAAACGGGGGTCGGATGGTGTTTGCGTTTTTGTATATGCCGAATAAAACTGcagaatatatttatataaaatatTTATAGTAACAAATTAACGACTTTTCATCTCACTTCCTCCGAttcttttcgctttttttttcgctgtctcgttatttatttactcatttacttttttttttttttccctctctcccctccctcccctaCCCCCTTTcgtataaaaatataaatatatttataaatgtGTTAGTCTCtgcgtttctttttattactttctctgttttatttttcatctttcGATGTTTTGGCGTGCAGCTGTAgggtttgtgttttttttttattatcattaaACTTAATCActattcttatttttgtattttcttttaatatatatatatatatatgttttagCTACTAGTGGCTTGCTTTTCtacgtttctttttgttttttttatttatgagTCGGGGCGAAGGAAGCGGtgcctttccttcattttaccTCTGagttattaattttttttctccattttcccCCTGCTCTCCGCCTGCCATCAGGATCtggtttattattttaattttcagCACCATCATCACCGctattcccttcttttttcttttttttcttttgacaTTTTgtcatatttttgttgtttttgttgttaaaaATATGATTTGGCTTTCATGTGTGTCGGCTTCGGTTTCGTAATGAATGCATTACAACATAACCTTCTTATTGCTTTTCATGCTGgcgtttgtttcattttgtttcttttttttttttatttttcctgtgTCGACCTCAATATCCAACCGTCATGTTGCACCTGAGTGGTGGATGAGGAACAGGACGGTAACAAAcagataaaaaataaaaattaaaatcaaCTTCAAAACTTTGTTGAGTTCCCGTTGATGTTTATAAAAAtgaatgatgatgatgataataataataatgataacaaatGCTGTCGCTCTTGTTGTTAATATAaccatttttgttattgttaaaTTGTTAAGAGGTCAACGATGAGGCAGTGGATGATTTTTATTCATATGGACAAATTAAGTTGTTAAAAGTGGCGCCAATTGAAAGTGATTTGAAGGtgtgaagtaaagaaaaagagaaacaacagcgGTAATAAataccatttttttcttttaaaaaagaaaaaaaaaggtacatACGACatctgaaaagggggaaggcaTAATCATGATATcagtaataatattaatattaccaACAAGGCAAGAAgcagggaaacaaagggagagaagggagaggagaaacatacaaaaggaaaaaaaaagataataataataataataataataataataacaatcacaataataattattatgtGATGTCTCCGCTTCCTTCTCCGCATTCTCCTTAAATGACACAACCCCTTtataaaagggggaaaagaaagaaaagaagaatggtaattgtgtttatgtatgtgtgtttatgagttggagggagggaggggaaagcgGTATAtcaaatgaataaaatgacAAACCGAAACCGAACCAAAACGAAGGAggaacgtaaaaaaaaaaaagaaaaggaggagaaatgaCAGTAAAGATATGGAGTGTAATAAAACTGAATAGAATGAAACAGAgagcaaggaaaaagaaaaggaaaggaaaaaagacagaTTGGTAAGGACGACATTTGTTTTGAGGAGCGGCGGGGGGAAATAgcgtgaaaaagagaaaaagaaaaaagaaaagggagcgaGGCGAGTGTTGAAGTGAAATACTGTGGGGTATTTTTGGACACCacgaatgaaacaaaaagatatgTACACTCAaacatggaaaaaaaaagacaaatacATTAAATATGAGGAATACAGAATAGAAGAGATGAATAGAAGATGCGTATCCGAGTGCTCATGACTGGTACGACATTtacatgttttgttttgtctttttttaaaaaaataaataaataaataaataaataaatatatatattcatgtgGTTGGAATGTATATGGAGTGATGTGGAGGTGTAGTGGTAGTCATGCAGATGGCGAATGCTCACCCGCAGCAACTGTAATTTGTCTTatgtttttactttgttcctctttcatccttttaattttttggcGAATTCAAGAAGGTGAGGGcgaagggaaacaaacagCAGGAAATGGGGTGAATTTtgttgaaagaaaaaaaaagtgaataaaaagaaggtagtGATGCTTACCACTATATATCAGGTTCTTTGCGTCTGATTCAATAGAAGAAACGGAGAGAAAATTGTGTACAATGTATAATtgctttgcattttttataCGCACGCGTGATAACTTGTAGTGCCTCCCCcctattctctttttttcctttaaaaacaCAACTCTCTGAACTTAAAAGGGGAAGAGTAGAGACGGAAGCGAGTGCGGAGGCGGATGGTTTTAACATCTAAATACCGTTACTCATATTACTTGTGTGAATgacttcgcttttttttttttgtaaaaaataTTTCTCCACCTGAGTTGTAAGTCCATGATGGAACAACGCGCGAGGTGAAAGGAacagagaggaagaaagataGAGTGGCGGAAACGGACGGTCTTAtgattgtttcttttccgacGAGTCTTTCACATTAATTCAATCAAATATGCATAACTGagttctctctcttttttttctttttttctttacttttcttaattctccttctcctctttcttcctttacaatttattatttttctttgtttttgcatcCATTTCACAGGGATAGGATTACGCTTTAATTATTAATCATGAACCGTAGTTCGAGGAACCTTGCAGAGATGCAGGATGAGATCAACCAGTTGGACGACCGTTACAAACTTGAAAAGATAATTGGTGCGGGATCCTATGGTGTCGTCATCCGCGCGAGGGATACCACAACAAACGACCTAGTGGCCATTAAACGCGTCAATAAGGAAATATTCGAGGAAATAATCCTTGCAAAACGTATTCTTCGCGAAATCAAGCTGTTGGCACACTTTCACCACGATAATATCATTGGACTCCGTAACCTCATCACCCCGGCCGACCGCGACAACTATGATTACTTTTATATTGTCATGGATGTAATGGAGACCGACCTGAAGCAAGTGCTCCGAACTGGCCAAAGTCTCACGGAAGGTCACATACAATATTTCATTTATCAAATCTTACATGCCCTAAACTTCATCCATTCTTCAGGTGTTATTCATCGAGACATCACCCCGGCCAACATTTTAGTCAATAAAAATTGTGATTTGAAGATATGCGACTTCGGACTTTCCAAAGAGGAGAGTGATCAAGGGGAGCACATGACAGATTATGTTACCATGCGTTGGTACCGTGCACCGGAGCTGGTGATGGAAGATAAGAGGTATTCCGCACAAATTGATGTGTGGGGAGTTGGAAGTATTCTTGGTGAGTTGCTGGGCGCCCGACCCCTGTTTCAGGGAAAAGACCGTGTGAACCAACTGGACAAAATCATTGATGTTATCGGAACTCCATCTGAAGAGGATATAAATTCCATCGGGTCCACTGCGGCGCAgaagtatttaaaaaagaagtcaTTTCGTCCTGCACCCGATTGGGCCTCCGTATATCCCAGAGCGAGTCCAGAGGCGCTGGACTTATTGCGGCGGATGTTGGTGTTCCATCCAGACAAGCGCATAACTGTCGCTGAAGCATTAAAACATCCCTTCCTTAGGGATCTGTACGAGGAATCCGATGTACAGGTTAGTATCCAGCACTTTAACTTTGATGAAACACAACATAAAACAATTCAGGAGGTAAAGTGGGCGGTGTATGATGAGAGTGTGGCATTTCACAAAAACCACCCCCGGACAGCACCTaggccacaacaacaacaacattctGCGCAACAACCCGCCGCTGCTGCATCTCTTCCAACTGTTGATATCGCTGGAGAGTGGCGGTCAGCGCAACAAACAATTGAGCGGGGCGAGGAGGAATGTGGTGCGGAGCAGTTCGACAAATATG
This region of Trypanosoma brucei gambiense DAL972 chromosome 10, complete sequence genomic DNA includes:
- a CDS encoding protein kinase, putative, giving the protein MNRSSRNLAEMQDEINQLDDRYKLEKIIGAGSYGVVIRARDTTTNDLVAIKRVNKEIFEEIILAKRILREIKLLAHFHHDNIIGLRNLITPADRDNYDYFYIVMDVMETDLKQVLRTGQSLTEGHIQYFIYQILHALNFIHSSGVIHRDITPANILVNKNCDLKICDFGLSKEESDQGEHMTDYVTMRWYRAPELVMEDKRYSAQIDVWGVGSILGELLGARPLFQGKDRVNQLDKIIDVIGTPSEEDINSIGSTAAQKYLKKKSFRPAPDWASVYPRASPEALDLLRRMLVFHPDKRITVAEALKHPFLRDLYEESDVQVSIQHFNFDETQHKTIQEVKWAVYDESVAFHKNHPRTAPRPQQQQHSAQQPAAAASLPTVDIAGEWRSAQQTIERGEEECGAEQFDKYVGSVE
- a CDS encoding DNA repair protein, putative — translated: MTAEEISQRLALLTSQTILQHDLNRSFTQHAVFSTGSEELDRLLPDGGMTCGTVLEVFGPPSGGKSRLVRRMISSFAAQGALEWTTRGVDVGICDGSPSKGLEVQQECLRARAEECCRPREWCVFYVLSDPSSLNPRHLREELEKALQRAMLCDVHCEGEIERLLDDIIGRVQVVNFATLNDLLNFFRFLYHEEYPSSMHHANQRRALVVIDSVARLWDHPTCGATKHARHWAAAELVRELRNVIMLGNGWRGEYCGNIDSHHLDTEAGNVFCSVQAANMGTSVGGSVAVVLVNGCTNTRYCHTVVGPLGVPLWLAAAADIRLFIEPTSTSGDYPPTTGEDDDGMLCTHQYGAAKHVLAVRVAKGSGSSAPRVGNIFLP
- a CDS encoding T. brucei spp.-specific protein encodes the protein MLTIRVGNLPVCLCSNLRNTFNPTYAFGVKRNDGTVALLDGKSGHLLLPFDAEGNIIVTPGADYQLVFLSNDSTSSTVHTTQGLGKGGTNKTSHDFELTKALAKDGSIHREKRRLDDGRATSRERFHKGNAHYSVSDSKPTKRRKRDHSVDKDAVVEAEFGSQSINKKERSVKASRKDSNREDSDDPDDIPIFCTLAGKPTPAPISSNHTPTVSPAPKEVYLVDNFDPTTRPAHSEEGALDSSATELISS